The following is a genomic window from Pirellulales bacterium.
CGGCGTTGACCACTTCGAGCATGCTGGCGACCTTGGCCTTCAGTTCCGACTCGCTCTGGACGCGTTCGATCGTGTTCGAGACGAGCAGTCCCACGCCGCGCAATGCATTGAGGCGCTCCTTGGAGAGCTGGACGATCTCGAGCGCGAAAAAGTCCATTGTCCCGACGACTCTGTCGCGGACGATGATCGGGAAGCAGACAGCCGACTTGACGCCGGCCTGCCGCGCAGCGGGACCTCGCGGAAAATTCGCGATTTCGCGGACATCGGGCACGAATATCAGTTCTCGCTGCTGCCAGACTCGCCCCGGCAGCCCGATCCCTTCTGGAAAGCGAGCGGCAACCGTGGCCCGTTGAAATTCATCGTTCACATGCCCGGAATCGACTGCGAACTTCAGGCTTAGGTCTTTTGGATCCAAGCTCCAATAAGTCGAATAGACCCAACCGAAGGCATCCCGTACCGAGTCAATCGCCGCCCTCGCGGCTTCGGAAACCGTGGCCGCTCGGCCAAGCGCTTCGACCACTTGCAATACGGCGCGAACATTCTCATCGGCTTCGGCCGCGGCTTTGACGGCTTGTGCGAGCGCGCCGGTCGCGCGATTGACTTTGCTGGGTCGTTTCGGCTTAGCGGTAATCATGGCGAGATTCGTTTTGAAACGAATGTGATTTTTCCTGTTCTCCGACACCAAGGTCGTGGCGAATGGATCAATTCCGTTCCGCCGTTCGCTGCTTTTCCGTTGAGCACTGCATCGCCGCTTCGGTGTCGAGTACAAGGAGCAACTGGCCATTGAGCTTATACACGCCGCGAATCAATTCCCGGCCGATTCCTTTGAGCGTTTCTGGAGGCTGTTCGAAACGATCTTCCTCGACTTCCTGCACATCGCCGATTTCATCGACCAGCAGGCTCACCGCGCCGTCGTCGCCCCGGACCACCACGTTCATCGGCAACCGCTCGCCGAGGCGGTCGCAGAGGCCCAGCCGGCGGCGCAGGTCGATGGCCGTAACAATCTGCCCGCGGAGATTGATCATCCCGCTGACCTCGGGCGGCGCAAGCGGCACACGCGTCATCTGCTGGTAGCGAATTACTTCCTGGACCTTCTGCACCTCGACGCCGAAAAACAGGTCGTCGAGGAAAAAGGTGCAATACTGTCGCGTGTCAGCCATGAACATCTCCCGCTAGACCGCGGCCAATTCTTCGAAAAACGACGGATCTGCGCGGCGGATAATGGCCGCCGGGTCGATCAGATCGGTAACGAACTGCTGAATCACGACCGAACCAAGAATGCCTTCGGTGCGCGCGCTGCGCTGAATTTCGATCGACGCTTCGACCGTGTCGAGAATCCGATCGACAACGAGTCCGGCGCTGCGGCCATTCTGGCTGTAGACAACCACTTGCAGCGGCTTGCCTGCGGGCGCCCCAGAGCGGATTCCGAGAACGTCGGCCACGCGCACGAGCGACAACACTTGAGAGCGATATTGGACGACTTCGTGATTATCCGATACTTCAACCTTGGCAGGATCGATCTCTTCCAGCCGTGCGACCATCGAGATGGGCAACGCCAGGCGGCGATTCTCGCCCAGGCCGATCACGAGGAGCGTCTGCACGTTGGATTTCTGCTCTTGCGTCTTTCCGGTCCGTTCGCCGAGGCCCCGATCGTGGATCTCGGACACGACCGACGCGTGTTGGGCAATTCCCATCACGTCGAGGATCAGCGCCACCGCACCGTCGCCCATGATCGTAGCCCCGGCAAAGACCGGGACTTCTTTGAGTTGCTTGCCGAGCGGCTTGACGACAATTTCCTCGGTGTCGTTGATGCGATCAACCACGAGCCCAAACTGCCGCCCGTCGGCTTGCAACACGACGATGTTGACCGCGTCCGCTTGTCCAGCCGATTCCGCCGGTTGCGAACGGGGATCGAGCTGGCGATTGAGATAGACGAGCGGCAACAATTGGCCGCGGAGCCGATAGACTGGCGCATCGTGCATCTTTTCGATGCTTTTGCGGGCCTGCTCTCTCTCCAGTCGAACCAATTCAAGCAGGCTGACTTGGGGTATGGCGTACCGCTGGCCGCCGCTGGTGACCAGCAAGGCCGGAATGATCGCCAGCGTCAACGGAATCTTGATCTTCACCGTAGTGCCGCGGCCGAGCAGGCTTTGCAGATCGACCGTGCCGCCGATCTTTTCGATATTGGTTTTTACCACGTCCATGCCGACGCCGCGGCCGGAAACGTTCGTCACCTTTTCCGCCGTCGAAAATCCGGGGCGGAAGATAAGCATTCCGACTTCCCGGTCGCTCATTCGCGCCGCCAGCTCGGCGGTAATCAACGCGCGATCGACGGCCTTTTGCTTGATGCGGTCGAGATTCAGGCCGGCGCCGTCGTCGGTGATCTCGATATTGACCTGCCCACCTTCGTGAAATGCCCGCAAGAGCAAGCAACCCTCCGCCGCCTTGCCTTGAGCGGCGCGGAGTTCGGGCCT
Proteins encoded in this region:
- a CDS encoding chemotaxis protein CheA; amino-acid sequence: MTELSDIVKDFLVESYENLDQLDRDLVSLEQDPSSRATLGSIFRTIHTIKGTCGFLGFDKLESVTHVGENLLSRLREGELTINPDITSGLLSLIDAVRDMLANIETAGAEGEADYAALVKQLNLLQEAGGIPAPADSASIKIEPRQANKGPIAAAPEAPIVPVIAEPPTAGTASFSESLDCHPAGDSHAAAALGVAVQAKAPSDQPASSSKAQPEARTGGLADGSIRVDVGLLDKLMNQVGELVLARNQILQFTGTLNDPAFLSTSQRLNLITTELQEGVMKTRMQPIDNVWNKFPRVVRDLALQCGKQVRIEMEGKETELDKTIIEAIKDPLTHLVRNSVDHGIERPELRAAQGKAAEGCLLLRAFHEGGQVNIEITDDGAGLNLDRIKQKAVDRALITAELAARMSDREVGMLIFRPGFSTAEKVTNVSGRGVGMDVVKTNIEKIGGTVDLQSLLGRGTTVKIKIPLTLAIIPALLVTSGGQRYAIPQVSLLELVRLEREQARKSIEKMHDAPVYRLRGQLLPLVYLNRQLDPRSQPAESAGQADAVNIVVLQADGRQFGLVVDRINDTEEIVVKPLGKQLKEVPVFAGATIMGDGAVALILDVMGIAQHASVVSEIHDRGLGERTGKTQEQKSNVQTLLVIGLGENRRLALPISMVARLEEIDPAKVEVSDNHEVVQYRSQVLSLVRVADVLGIRSGAPAGKPLQVVVYSQNGRSAGLVVDRILDTVEASIEIQRSARTEGILGSVVIQQFVTDLIDPAAIIRRADPSFFEELAAV
- a CDS encoding methyl-accepting chemotaxis protein translates to MITAKPKRPSKVNRATGALAQAVKAAAEADENVRAVLQVVEALGRAATVSEAARAAIDSVRDAFGWVYSTYWSLDPKDLSLKFAVDSGHVNDEFQRATVAARFPEGIGLPGRVWQQRELIFVPDVREIANFPRGPAARQAGVKSAVCFPIIVRDRVVGTMDFFALEIVQLSKERLNALRGVGLLVSNTIERVQSESELKAKVASMLEVVNAAAGGDLTREITVSGSDAIGQMGRGLSSFLADLRVSVSAIAKNALTLASSSEELSTVSTQMSGNADETSGQANIASAASEEVSKNVQTVAAGIEEMSASINEIAKNASDAAKVATQAVTVADATNATIAKLGESSAEIGKVIKVITSIAEQTNLLALNATIEAARAGEAGKGFAVVANEVKELAK
- a CDS encoding chemotaxis protein CheW gives rise to the protein MADTRQYCTFFLDDLFFGVEVQKVQEVIRYQQMTRVPLAPPEVSGMINLRGQIVTAIDLRRRLGLCDRLGERLPMNVVVRGDDGAVSLLVDEIGDVQEVEEDRFEQPPETLKGIGRELIRGVYKLNGQLLLVLDTEAAMQCSTEKQRTAERN